One Maniola hyperantus chromosome 17, iAphHyp1.2, whole genome shotgun sequence DNA window includes the following coding sequences:
- the LOC117990067 gene encoding superkiller complex protein 8-like isoform X2, giving the protein MPAAAVYSLLIKKENAHEDPIYCCVWTRIANKEDPKKSQEYIVTGGLDNLVKVWSLENNRLELLHTLEGHCMAVVSIAVSPDGYTIASSSLDSTLIIWELTTGIKVHEIETANTNVWQVAFSPNGTQLVSGSHTGKLTVYGIVKNNVDCVLDTRGKFALCVAWSKNGQCIASGAVDGAVHLFNVAQIKLVHTIEAHTEIVRSVDFSPNSHLLLTASNDGFVKIFDVASGNEVSKLSLKSWGLNARFSPDGTRLAAAAGDGAVVVALLHDTTLLKTFREHTDTAWDVQFNAQSNRLLSVGKDKTLNIYECPVPAKPDIKK; this is encoded by the exons ATGCCAGCAGCTGCGGTG tactcacttttgattaaaaaagaaaatgcaCACGAAGACCCGATTTACTGTTGTGTGTGGACAAGAATAGCAAATAAAGAGGATCCAAA GAAAAGTCAAGAGTACATAGTAACTGGGGGACTCGACAATCTAGTAAAAGTATGGTCATTGGAAAATAATAGATTAGAACTCTTACACACACTAGAAGGTCACTGTATGGCAGTTGTCTCCATTGCTGTTAGCCCAGATGGATATA CAATAGCGTCATCATCCTTAGACTCGACCTTAATAATCTGGGAGCTCACGACTGGCATCAAAGTACATGAAATAGAAACGGCCAACACAAATGTATGGCAGGTGGCATTTTCACCGAACGGAACACAACTTGTATCTGGCAGCCATACTGGCAAGCTGACAGTGTACGGGATAGTGAAAAATAATGTGGATTGTGTTTTGGATACTCGAGGAAAGTTTGCTTTGTGTGTTGCTTGG AGCAAAAATGGACAATGCATAGCGAGCGGTGCGGTAGACGGAGCAGTGCACTTGTTCAACGTAGCACAAATCAAGCTTGTGCATACTATAGAAGCGCACACCGAGATTGTGAGAAGCGTTGACTTTTCACCCAACTCTCACCTGCTTCTGACTGCTTCTAATGACGGATTTGTGAAGATATTTGATgt GGCAAGTGGTAACGAAGTGAGCAAGCTATCATTGAAGTCTTGGGGGCTGAACGCTCGCTTCTCCCCCGACGGTACCCggctggcggcggcggcgggcgacgGCGCGGTCGTCGTGGCGCTGCTGCACGACACGACACTGCTGAAGACCTTCCGTGAACACACTGATACG GCATGGGATGTACAATTCAACGCACAGAGCAACAGACTGCTGTCCGTCGGCAAAGATAAAACGTTGAACATTTATGAATGTCCAGTGCCCGCTAAGCCTGATATTAAAAAATAG
- the LOC117990067 gene encoding superkiller complex protein 8-like isoform X1, protein MPAAAVYSLLIKKENAHEDPIYCCVWTRIANKEDPKKSQEYIVTGGLDNLVKVWSLENNRLELLHTLEGHCMAVVSIAVSPDGYTIASSSLDSTLIIWELTTGIKVHEIETANTNVWQVAFSPNGTQLVSGSHTGKLTVYGIVKNNVDCVLDTRGKFALCVAWSKNGQCIASGAVDGAVHLFNVAQIKLVHTIEAHTEIVRSVDFSPNSHLLLTASNDGFVKIFDVASGNEVSKLSLKSWGLNARFSPDGTRLAAAAGDGAVVVALLHDTTLLKTFREHTDTVRAERSLLPRRYPAGGGGGRRRGRRGAAARHDTAEDLP, encoded by the exons ATGCCAGCAGCTGCGGTG tactcacttttgattaaaaaagaaaatgcaCACGAAGACCCGATTTACTGTTGTGTGTGGACAAGAATAGCAAATAAAGAGGATCCAAA GAAAAGTCAAGAGTACATAGTAACTGGGGGACTCGACAATCTAGTAAAAGTATGGTCATTGGAAAATAATAGATTAGAACTCTTACACACACTAGAAGGTCACTGTATGGCAGTTGTCTCCATTGCTGTTAGCCCAGATGGATATA CAATAGCGTCATCATCCTTAGACTCGACCTTAATAATCTGGGAGCTCACGACTGGCATCAAAGTACATGAAATAGAAACGGCCAACACAAATGTATGGCAGGTGGCATTTTCACCGAACGGAACACAACTTGTATCTGGCAGCCATACTGGCAAGCTGACAGTGTACGGGATAGTGAAAAATAATGTGGATTGTGTTTTGGATACTCGAGGAAAGTTTGCTTTGTGTGTTGCTTGG AGCAAAAATGGACAATGCATAGCGAGCGGTGCGGTAGACGGAGCAGTGCACTTGTTCAACGTAGCACAAATCAAGCTTGTGCATACTATAGAAGCGCACACCGAGATTGTGAGAAGCGTTGACTTTTCACCCAACTCTCACCTGCTTCTGACTGCTTCTAATGACGGATTTGTGAAGATATTTGATgt GGCAAGTGGTAACGAAGTGAGCAAGCTATCATTGAAGTCTTGGGGGCTGAACGCTCGCTTCTCCCCCGACGGTACCCggctggcggcggcggcgggcgacgGCGCGGTCGTCGTGGCGCTGCTGCACGACACGACACTGCTGAAGACCTTCCGTGAACACACTGATACGGTAAGGGCGGAACGCTCGCTTCTCCCCCGACGGTACCCggctggcggcggcggcgggcgacgGCGCGGTCGTCGTGGCGCTGCTGCACGACACGACACTGCTGAAGACCTTCCGTGA
- the LOC117990070 gene encoding cuticle protein 18.6-like, giving the protein MAAKFLVLCGLVAVASAGLVPVGQVAYAQPEAPAHYEFQYSVQDGHTGDVKQQQEARAGDAVHGSYSLVQPDGVQRFVDYTADAVHGFNANVRYEGHPVAAPAKIAYAAPAAKLAYSSPVSYAAPAARVAYSSPLSYAAPVARVAYSSPLSYAAPVAKVAYAAPLAQFLVLCGLVAVASAGLVPVGQVAYAQPEAPAHYEFQYSVQDGHTGDVKQQQEARAGDAVHGSYSLVQPDGVQRIVDYTADAVHGFNANVRYEGHPVAAPAKIAYAAPVAKLAYSSPVSYAAPAARVAYSSPLSYAAPVARVAYSSPLSYAAPVAKVAYASAPALGHVSYSSPVISYSH; this is encoded by the exons ATGGCAGCTAAG ttcTTGGTTCTGTGCGGATTGGTGGCGGTCGCTTCTGCCGGCCTCGTCCCCGTCGGACAGGTGGCGTACGCGCAGCCCGAAGCCCCCGCGCACTACGAGTTCCAGTACTCCGTGCAGGACGGACACACCGGAGACGTCAAGCAGCAGCAGGAAGCCCGCGCCGGAGACGCCGTGCACGGCTCATACTCTCTGGTGCAGCCTGATGGCGTGCAGCGCTTTGTGGACTACACCGCCGACGCGGTGCACGGCTTCAACGCCAACGTGCGCTACGAAGGACACCCCGTCGCCGCTCCCGCTAAGATCGCCTACGCCGCTCCCGCAGCCAAGCTCGCCTACTCTTCGCCCGTGTCCTACGCCGCACCTGCCGCAAGAGTGGCCTACTCCTCGCCCTTGTCCTACGCCGCACCAGTCGCGAGAGTGGCCTACTCTTCACCCTTGTCCTACGCTGCTCCCGTAGCCAAGGTGGCGTACGCTGCTCCCCTCGCTCAA TTCTTGGTTCTGTGCGGATTGGTGGCGGTCGCTTCTGCCGGCCTCGTCCCCGTCGGACAGGTGGCGTACGCGCAGCCCGAAGCTCCCGCGCACTACGAGTTCCAGTACTCCGTGCAGGACGGACACACCGGAGACGTGAAGCAGCAGCAGGAAGCCCGCGCCGGAGACGCCGTGCACGGCTCATACTCTCTGGTGCAGCCTGATGGCGTGCAGCGCATTGTGGACTACACCGCCGACGCGGTGCACGGCTTCAACGCCAACGTGCGCTACGAAGGACACCCCGTCGCCGCTCCCGCTAAGATCGCCTACGCCGCTCCCGTAGCCAAGCTCGCCTACTCTTCGCCCGTGTCCTACGCCGCACCCGCCGCGAGAGTGGCTTACTCCTCACCCTTGTCCTACGCCGCACCAGTCGCGAGAGTGGCCTACTCCTCACCCTTGTCCTACGCTGCTCCCGTCGCCAAGGTCGCCTACGCTTCGGCACCAGCTCTAGGACACGTCTCATACTCCTCACCAGTCATCTCCTACAGCCACTAG
- the LOC117990073 gene encoding cuticle protein-like, with protein sequence MVAKFIVILALAVATSAVPLVPIAKVAYAEPEAPAHYEFQYSVHDEQTGDIKQQQEARAGDEVHGSYSLVQPDGVHRIVEYTSDKEHGFNANVHYEGHPVAAPGPAKHAYAAPVAKLAYSAPVAKVAYSSPVSYAAPIARVAYSSPVSYAAPVAKVAYSSPVSYATPVARLAYSSPVSYTAPINQVSFSSPAISYHH encoded by the exons ATGGTAGCTAAG TTCATCGTCATCCTTGCCCTGGCTGTCGCCACCTCAGCCGTGCCTCTAGTTCCTATCgccaaagtagcctatgccgaACCAGAAGCGCCCGCACATTACGAATTCCAATACTCCGTACACGATGAACAAACTGGTGACATCAAACAGCAGCAGGAAGCTCGTGCCGGTGACGAAGTCCACGGATCCTACTCCTTAGTTCAACCCGACGGTGTTCATCGTATCGTCGAATACACTTCGGACAAGGAACACGGATTCAACGCCAATGTGCACTACGAAGGACACCCCGTCGCCGCCCCCGGTCCCGCTAAGCACGCCTACGCCGCTCCCGTAgccaaactagcttattccgcTCCGGTAGCTAAGGTCGCCTACTCCTCGCCCGTGTCCTACGCCGCGCCTATCGCTAGAGTAGCCTACTCCTCTCCAGTTTCCTACGCCGCTCCCGTAGCTAAGGTCGCCTACTCATCACCCGTGTCCTACGCCACACCTGTCGCGAGACTGGCCTACTCCTCTCCAGTCTCTTACACTGCTCCCATCAACCAAGTCTCATTCTCTTCCCCTGCCATCTCCTACCATCACTAA
- the LOC117990238 gene encoding cuticle protein 18.6-like codes for MAAKFLVLCGLVAVASAGLVPVGQVAYAQPEAPAHYEFQYSVQDGHTGDVKQQQEARAGDAVHGSYSLVQPDGVQRIVDYTADAVHGFNANVRYEGHPVAAPAKIAYAAPVAKLAYSSPVSYAAPAARVAYSSPLSYAAPVARVAYSSPLSYAAPVAKVAYAAPLAQFLVLCGLVAVASAGLVPVGQVAYAQPEAPAHYEFQYSVQDGHTGDVKQQQEARAGDAVHGSYSLVQPDGVHRIVDYTADAVHGFNANVRYEGHPVAAPAKIAYAAPVAKLAYSSPVSYAAPAARVAYSSPLSYAAPVARVAYSSPLSYAAPVAKVAYAAPLAQVSFSSPAISYHH; via the exons ATGGCAGCTAAG ttcttGGTTCTGTGCGGATTGGTGGCGGTCGCTTCTGCCGGCCTCGTCCCCGTCGGACAGGTGGCGTACGCGCAGCCTGAAGCCCCCGCGCACTACGAGTTCCAGTACTCCGTGCAGGACGGACACACCGGAGACGTGAAGCAGCAGCAGGAAGCCCGCGCCGGAGACGCCGTGCACGGCTCATACTCTCTGGTGCAGCCTGATGGCGTGCAGCGCATTGTGGACTACACCGCCGACGCGGTGCACGGCTTCAACGCCAACGTGCGCTACGAAGGACACCCCGTCGCCGCTCCCGCTAAGATCGCCTACGCCGCTCCCGTAGCCAAGCTCGCCTACTCTTCGCCCGTGTCCTACGCCGCACCTGCCGCGAGAGTGGCTTACTCCTCACCCTTGTCCTATGCCGCACCAGTCGCGAGAGTGGCCTACTCTTCACCCTTGTCCTACGCTGCTCCCGTAGCCAAGGTGGCGTACGCTGCTCCCCTCGCTCAA ttCTTGGTTCTGTGCGGATTGGTGGCGGTCGCTTCTGCCGGCCTCGTCCCCGTCGGACAGGTGGCGTACGCGCAGCCCGAAGCCCCCGCGCACTACGAGTTCCAGTACTCCGTGCAGGACGGACACACCGGAGACGTGAAGCAGCAGCAGGAAGCCCGCGCCGGAGACGCCGTGCACGGCTCATACTCTCTGGTGCAGCCTGATGGCGTGCACCGCATTGTGGACTACACCGCCGACGCGGTGCACGGCTTCAACGCCAACGTGCGCTACGAAGGACACCCCGTCGCCGCTCCCGCTAAGATCGCCTACGCCGCTCCCGTAGCCAAGCTCGCCTACTCTTCGCCCGTGTCCTACGCCGCACCTGCCGCGAGAGTGGCCTACTCCTCGCCCTTGTCCTACGCCGCACCAGTCGCGAGAGTGGCCTACTCCTCACCCTTGTCCTACGCTGCTCCCGTCGCCAAGGTGGCGTACGCTGCTCCCCTCGCTCAAGTCTCATTCTCTTCCCCCGCCATCTCCTACCACCACTAG